From the genome of Calditrichota bacterium:
ATGCGCGAGGTTGAAGTGGCCCGTCTGGTGGCGGTCTCGAACCGGCTGCCCATTGTGCTGAAGAAGAGCGGCGAAGAATGGAAACTGCTGCCCGGTGGAGGCGGACTGGTAACCGCCATCACCCCGGTTCTTAAGAACCGCGGCGGACTCTGGATCGGCTGGTCGGGAACAACCGAAGAGGTCGATTGGTCGCGCGAACTCGACGCCTCCCATATCGCCGACGGCTATACGCTCGTGCCGGTCACGCTCACGCGTGACGAAGTCGAGAACTTCTACCTCGGCTTTGCCAACCAAATCGTCTGGCCGCTCTTTCACGACCTTCAAACGCGCTGCAATTTCGAACCGCGCTTCTGGAGCGCCTATCAACAGGTGAATGATAAATACGCGACGGTGATAG
Proteins encoded in this window:
- a CDS encoding trehalose-6-phosphate synthase, yielding MREVEVARLVAVSNRLPIVLKKSGEEWKLLPGGGGLVTAITPVLKNRGGLWIGWSGTTEEVDWSRELDASHIADGYTLVPVTLTRDEVENFYLGFANQIVWPLFHDLQTRCNFEPRFWSAYQQVNDKYATVIANFSQPTDFLWVHDYHLMTIARSLRNLGVERKSGFFLHIPFPPMDIFLRLPWRAEILQALLEFDIIGFQTLRDRRN